A genomic region of Zalophus californianus isolate mZalCal1 chromosome 1, mZalCal1.pri.v2, whole genome shotgun sequence contains the following coding sequences:
- the NDUFB4 gene encoding NADH dehydrogenase [ubiquinone] 1 beta subcomplex subunit 4 encodes MSFPKYEPSRLATLPSTLDPAEYNVSPEARKAQAERLAIRSRLKREYLLQYNDPSRQGLIEDPALIRWTYARSANIYPNFRPTPKTSLLGALFGIGPLFFWFYVFKTDRDRKEKLIREGKLDRTLNISY; translated from the exons ATGTCGTTCCCCAAGTACGAGCCGTCGCGTCTGGCTACCCTACCCTCTACCCTCGACCCAGCCGAATACAACGTATCTCCCGAAGCCCGGAAGGCGCAAGCCGAGCGGTTGGCCATAAGATCCCGGCTTAAACGGGAGTATCTGCTTCAGTACAACGACCCCAGCCGCCAAGGGCTCATC GAAGATCCTGCCTTGATTCGTTGGACCTATGCAAGATCAGCAAACATCTATCCCAATTTCAGACCCACTCCCAAGACCTCGCTCTTAGGAGCTCTGTTCGGAATTGGGCCCCTCTTCTTCtggttttatgttttcaaaactgACAGA gataggaaagaaaaacttatccGGGAAGGAAAATTGGATCGAACATTGAACATTTCATATTAA
- the LOC113918480 gene encoding uncharacterized protein C12orf73-like has translation MPAGVSWATYLKRFAASLLTMCAGAEAGHRYYRPDLTIPEIPPKPGELKTELLGLKERQHEPQISQQ, from the coding sequence ATGCCCGCGGGCGTCTCCTGGGCCACGTATCTGAAAAGGTTCGCTGCCAGCCTCCTGACCATGTGCGCCGGGGCCGAAGCGGGGCACAGGTACTACCGGCCGGACCTGACAATACCTGAAATTCCACCAAAGCCTGGAGAACTCAAAACGGAGCTTTTGGGACTGAAAGAGAGACAACATGAACCTCAAATTTCTCAACAATAG